The Candidatus Woesearchaeota archaeon genome segment TTTTCTCATACAACTGGTATATTATCATCACTGCAAGAAGAATTCCTGTCCCTCTTGATAGCGCTCCGGAAAGATCTGCCATTGCAGAGAGGAATCCGACAACTATGGCGCCCATTATTGTGAGAGGCATTATGTACCTGTCAAGCACCCTTTCAAGCACTCTTTCATCCCTTCTGAATCCGGGTATTTGCAGCCCCGATGACATTATCTGCTTTGCCTGGCTTGCTGAGTCCATTCCGGATGTCTGCACCCAGAATATTGAGAACAGCACAGCTCCGCCAATCATGAAAAGTATGTATACCAGCGAATGCGCAAGGTCAAGCCCGGTTATGCTTCCCGTTATCATCTTTCCCACTAGGTTTGGCGCATTCAGCCACGCAACAAGCCCTGTTGAGGGTGAATTTCCGACAAAGGTTCCGAGAATGGGCTTTCCCCAGTTCTGGAAGAGCCTTGCGAAAAGCTGGACATTTGCAAGCAGTGCAGCAACGAGTATTACCGGAATATTGCTTGTGTAAATGAAATTTAATGGCCATCTTATTCCATAACCTCTCACTCTTCCGAATGAAAGGGGAATCTCAACCTTCATTGCCTGAACGTAAACTGCTATTACAAACACAATAATTGTAAAGACAACTGCAGCAAGCATAAGCATTGCTGTTGTCGGGTCCCCTATTGCGAGGCTCTTGAAAAGTGTCGGGATTGCTCCGACATAAACCTCAGGGTTTGTCGGGCTTTTTAATGGGGAGAATGCAGTTATGAAAAGGCTCTTTGCAACCTGCGCTGCGATAAAGAGGGATATTCCCGAGCCGAATCCCCACTTGCTTGTTACCTCATCCATAAATAGGATAAGCATTCCGCCGAGGAAGAGCTGGAAAACCAGCGCGAGCCTCATTATCCCGAATGAGCTTCCCTCAATCGGCGAGAGTCCCCCCATGTAAACATAGATTGCCGCCTCAAATATTATGAACGCGATTGAAAGGACTTTTTGGAGCCCCTGAAAGACTTTTCTGTTTTCATCCTTTGGCAGGTCAAGCTTCATTATGCCTGCTCCTGTGAGGAGCTGAAGCACAATTGATGCTGTGACAATTGGGCCTATTCCAAGGCTTACCAGTGAGCCGAATTCTGCTCCAAGGATTATTGAAAGGTATTCAAACTGCTGGAGGGCGTTGTTGCCGAGCCCGAAGAGGGGAATCATTCCGAGAATGAAGAATGCCACAAGCATTACAAGAGTCCACTTGAGGCGTTCTGAGAATTGCAGTTTTTTCTGCGTTGGAGCGCTTACTTCCGGCAGGTTTGAGAACAGATCTACTAATTTTTGGCTGACCATTTTTTTAGCTCACTCTTCCTTTTCTTCAAATTCTTCTTCATCTTCTGAATCTGGTCCTGCCTCTTCTTTTTTCTTTGGCGCCCCTGTTTTTGCGCTCTTTGCCATAAGCTTTTTCTTCAAAAAAGCGGCAGGCATGAGGATTTCTCCCCCCGCCTTCTTTATCTTCTCAGCAGCCTTCTCGCTTGACATTTCGCAGGTAATCACAAATTTGTGCTTTGCTGCGCCTTCTGAAAGCAGCTTGTTGAAGCCCAGGCTTTCGAGATTAATGTGATACTTGTCGCCGTTCTTCTCAATCTTCTTTTCTGAAAGAAGCCTTTCAAGGCTTTCTTCTATGAATTTTATGTTTATCGGCTTTATGTGGCATATGTAAGGGTGCCTTGTGAATCCGTGCTTTCCGAAGAAATCCTTGTCTTTCCAGATTGAGGGCTTCATTGCGTCTCCTCTCTTTCCGGTTCCTGAAAATCCTGCCCCTCCCCTTCTTCCGCTCG includes the following:
- the secY gene encoding preprotein translocase subunit SecY, which produces MVSQKLVDLFSNLPEVSAPTQKKLQFSERLKWTLVMLVAFFILGMIPLFGLGNNALQQFEYLSIILGAEFGSLVSLGIGPIVTASIVLQLLTGAGIMKLDLPKDENRKVFQGLQKVLSIAFIIFEAAIYVYMGGLSPIEGSSFGIMRLALVFQLFLGGMLILFMDEVTSKWGFGSGISLFIAAQVAKSLFITAFSPLKSPTNPEVYVGAIPTLFKSLAIGDPTTAMLMLAAVVFTIIVFVIAVYVQAMKVEIPLSFGRVRGYGIRWPLNFIYTSNIPVILVAALLANVQLFARLFQNWGKPILGTFVGNSPSTGLVAWLNAPNLVGKMITGSITGLDLAHSLVYILFMIGGAVLFSIFWVQTSGMDSASQAKQIMSSGLQIPGFRRDERVLERVLDRYIMPLTIMGAIVVGFLSAMADLSGALSRGTGILLAVMIIYQLYEKIAKEHAMDMNPMLRKFIKG
- a CDS encoding uL15 family ribosomal protein, with product MTTNRRKKNSRQRGSGSHGWGSKKSHRASGRRGGAGFSGTGKRGDAMKPSIWKDKDFFGKHGFTRHPYICHIKPINIKFIEESLERLLSEKKIEKNGDKYHINLESLGFNKLLSEGAAKHKFVITCEMSSEKAAEKIKKAGGEILMPAAFLKKKLMAKSAKTGAPKKKEEAGPDSEDEEEFEEKEE